The Daucus carota subsp. sativus chromosome 7, DH1 v3.0, whole genome shotgun sequence genome window below encodes:
- the LOC108195481 gene encoding (3S,6E)-nerolidol synthase 1, with protein sequence MEFLSMPSSIADTWCIRKDLSLVSKNRAQIFSRPPKITTSEDYQKQSQNMAIVRQELKASNKVGIDTYQSLTIIDAVQRLGIDHHFKDEIEQVLERQYMAISPGFFKNKDLCLASLCFRLLRQQHYHVHADAFDKFMNEDKKLVRKLLRGESTEALTSLYEASQLRIEDEDILDEAEFFSCQLLNERIKFLNHHEAWSVRNTIAHPLHRSLAGFTKNHFIKDIICGQAGCGKALEELAYLDRAFMQAIYTRELSEFSRWWNGLRLADELKYARNQPLKWFTWSMAMLTDPSLSEERIELSKAISFIYVIDDIFDVYGTIDDLTLFTEAVNRWDIAAIEHLPDYMKKCFRMLHEITNEIGYKVCKKHGFNPIDYLAKTWAKLCTAFLEEAKWFASGHLPEAEEYLKNGITSSGVHVALVHMFFLIGDHGSTKDLAESVKLDTCLISYNVAAILRLWDDLGSAKDENQDGKDGSYVACYMKEHKEASIENAREQVSKMISETWKCLNKECLSPNQYSKTFIKGSLNLARMVPLMYTYDDSQSLPLLEEYTREQLF encoded by the exons ATGGAATTCCTATCCATGCCTAGCTCCATAGCAGATACTTGGTGCATCAGAAAAGACCTCAGTTTAGTATCCAAAAATAGAGCTCAAATTTTCAGCAGACCGCCAAAAATTACAACT TCTGAAGATTACCAGAAACAGTCGCAGAATATGGCGATTGTTAGGCAAGAACTCAAGGCCAGTAACAAGGTCGGAATCGATACATATCAGAGCCTGACAATAATAGATGCGGTTCAAAGGCTAGGGATCGATCATCATTTCAAAGATGAGATCGAACAAGTTCTGGAGAGGCAGTATATGGCGATTTCTCCTGGTTTTTTCAAAAACAAGGATCTTTGTTTGGCCTCACTCTGTTTTCGACTGTTGAGGCAACAACACTACCATGTGCATGCAG ATGCTTTTGACAAGTTTATGAACGAGGACAAGAAGCTAGTGAGAAAACTACTAAGAGGAGAAAGCACAGAGGCATTGACGAGTCTATATGAAGCCTCACAGCTGAGGATAGAAGATGAAGATATACTTGATGAAGCCGAATTTTTCAGCTGCCAACTTCTTAACGAAAGAATCAAGTTTCTGAATCATCATGAAGCATGGAGTGTCAGGAATACGATAGCTCATCCCCTCCACAGGAGTTTGGCAGGGTTCACAAAGAATCACTTCATCAAGGATATCATTTGTGGTCAAGCCGGATGCGGAAAAGCCTTAGAAGAGCTAGCCTATCTGGATCGAGCTTTTATGCAAgctatatatacaagagaactaagTGAATTCTCAAG GTGGTGGAATGGTCTAAGATTGGCAGACGAATTGAAATATGCCAGGAACCAACCATTAAAGTGGTTTACATGGTCTATGGCCATGCTGACAGATCCGAGTTTATCTGAAGAGAGAATTGAGCTGAGTAAAGCTATTTCTTTTATCTATGTCATAGATGACATTTTTGATGTTTATGGAACGATTGATGACCTCACTTTGTTCACTGAAGCTGTTAATAG GTGGGATATTGCAGCTATTGAGCATCTTCCCGATTACATGAAGAAGTGTTTCAGAATGCTGCATGAAATCACAAATGAAATCGGGTACAAGGTCTGCAAGAAACATGGATTTAACCCCATAGACTACTTGGCAAAAACG TGGGCGAAATTATGCACTGCATTCTTAGAAGAAGCAAAATGGTTTGCTTCGGGGCACTTGCCAGAAGCAGAAGAATACTTGAAGAATGGGATAACTAGTTCAGGGGTGCATGTAGCACTAGTCCACATGTTCTTTCTCATAGGAGATCATGGTTCAACCAAAGACCTGGCTGAGTCAGTGAAGTTGGACACATGCTTAATATCTTATAATGTGGCAGCTATTCTACGTCTCTGGGATGATTTGGGAAGTGCCAAG GATGAGAATCAAGATGGCAAAGACGGATCGTATGTAGCTTGCTACATGAAAGAACATAAAGAAGCTTCCATTGAAAATGCCCGAGAACAAGTCAGTAAAATGATATCAGAGACATGGAAATGCCTGAACAAAGAGTGCCTTTCGCCAAATCAGTATTCAAAAACGTTTATAAAAGGGTCTCTGAATCTTGCAAGGATGGTACCATTGATGTACACTTACGATGACAGTCAGAGCCTCCCACTCCTTGAAGAGTATACACGGGAACAATTGTTCTAG
- the LOC108194756 gene encoding cytochrome P450 750A1-like: MDYSPTLVLLISLLATLAICSKLLTSLTKRNLPPGPTPWPIIGNLNLIGPLPHQSFNKLSQKYGHLMQLKFGSRPVVVASSAEMAKHFLKTYDHIFASRPPTAAGKYTTYNNNNLLWAPYGSHWQQGRKIYQSQLFSPKRLDAFQYIRVEEIKALISRLYASCGTKVLLRHELLQTTLTSISRITLGRNFFSENGSVTVQLHTTFI, from the coding sequence ATGGATTATTCTCCCACACTTGTTTTACTCATATCACTCCTTGCAACATTAGCCATTTGTTCGAAACTCTTAACCTCTCTTACCAAAAGAAACCTTCCACCAGGTCCAACCCCATGGCCGATCATCGGCAATCTAAACCTCATCGGTCCTCTTCCGCACCAATCCTTCAACAAATTGTCCCAGAAATATGGTCACTTGATGCAACTCAAATTCGGCTCACGTCCAGTTGTAGTTGCCTCTTCAGCTGAAATGGCTAAGCATTTCTTAAAAACATACGATCACATTTTCGCATCACGACCACCCACAGCAGCCGGCAAGTACACCACCTACAATAACAACAATTTGCTCTGGGCTCCGTATGGATCTCACTGGCAACAAGGCCGCAAAATTTATCAGTCTCAGCTTTTTAGTCCAAAGCGCTTGGACGCGTTTCAATATATCCGTGTCGAAGAAATTAAGGCTTTGATTTCGCGGTTATATGCGTCTTGTGGCACCAAAGTTTTACTGAGACATGAACTATTACAAACGACTCTTACTAGTATAAGTAGAATTACTCTGGGCAGGaatttttttagtgaaaatGGAAGTGTGACAGTTCAATTGCACACAacgtttatataa
- the LOC108194757 gene encoding probable terpene synthase 13 encodes MAIVRQELKANNKVGIDPYQSLTVIDALQRLGIDYHFKDEIEQVLERQYMVISPYFFKNKDLCFASLCFRLLRQQHYHVHADAFDKFMDKEKKLVRKLLRGESTEALMSLYEASQLRIEDEDVLDEAEFFSCQLLNERIKFLNHHEAHTVRNTIAHPHHRSLAGFTKNHYIKDVIRGKARCGKALQELAYLDRAFMQAIQRRELSEFSSWWNALRLADELKYVRNQPLKWFTWSMAMLTDPSLSEERIELTKAISFIYVIDDIFDVYGTIDDLTLFTEAVNRWDIAAIEHLPDYMKKCFRMLHEITNEIGYKVCKKHGFNPVDYLAKTWAKLCTAFLEEAKWFASGHLPEADEYLKNGIASSGVHVALVHMFFLIGDGSTKELAESVKFDRCLISYNVAAILRLWDDLGSAKDENQDGKDGSYVACYMKEHKEASIENAREKVSELISETWKCLNKECLSPNQYSKTFIEGSLNLARMVPLMYTYDHSQSLPLLEEYTREQLF; translated from the exons ATGGCGATTGTTAGGCAAGAACTCAAGGCTAATAACAAGGTAGGAATCGATCCATATCAAAGTTTGACAGTAATAGACGCTCTTCAAAGGCTAGGGATCGATTATCATTTCAAAGATGAGATCGAACAAGTTCTGGAGAGGCAGTATATGGTGATTTCGCCTTATTTTTTCAAGAACAAGGATCTTTGTTTTGCTTCACTCTGTTTTCGACTGTTGAGGCAACAACACTACCATGTGCATGCAG ATGCTTTTGACAAGTTTATGGACAAGGAGAAGAAGCTAGTGAGAAAACTACTAAGAGGAGAAAGCACAGAGGCATTGATGAGTCTATATGAAGCCTCACAGCTGAGgatagaagatgaagatgttctTGATGAAGCCGAATTTTTCAGCTGCCAGCTTCTTAACGAAAGAATCAAGTTTCTGAATCATCATGAAGCACACACTGTCAGGAATACGATAGCTCATCCCCACCACAGGAGTTTGGCAGGGTTCACAAAGAATCACTACATCAAGGATGTAATTCGTGGTAAAGCCCGGTGTGGAAAGGCCTTACAAGAGCTAGCCTATCTGGATCGAGCTTTTATGCAAGCTATACAGAGAAGAGAACTAAGTGAATTCTCAAG CTGGTGGAATGCTCTAAGATTGGCAGACGAATTGAAATATGTCAGGAACCAACCATTAAAGTGGTTTACATGGTCTATGGCCATGCTGACAGATCCGAGTTTATCAGAAGAGAGAATTGAGCTGACCAAAGCTATTTCTTTTATCTATGTGATAGATGACATTTTTGATGTTTATGGAACGATTGATGACCTCACTTTGTTCACTGAAGCTGTTAATAG GTGGGATATTGCAGCCATTGAGCATCTTCCAGATTATATGAAGAAGTGTTTTAGAATGCTGCATGAAATCACAAATGAAATCGGGTACAAGGTCTGCAAGAAACATGGATTTAACCCCGTAGACTACTTGGCAAAAACG TGGGCAAAATTATGCACTGCATTCTTAGAAGAAGCAAAATGGTTTGCCTCGGGGCACTTGCCAGAAGCAGATGAATACTTGAAGAATGGGATAGCTAGTTCAGGGGTGCATGTCGCTCTAGTCCACATGTTCTTTCTCATAGGAGATGGCTCAACCAAAGAACTGGCTGAGTCAGTCAAGTTCGACAGATGCTTAATATCCTATAATGTGGCAGCTATTCTACGTCTTTGGGATGATCTGGGAAGTGCCAAG GATGAGAATCAAGATGGCAAAGACGGATCGTATGTAGCTTGCTACATGAAAGAACATAAAGAAGCTTCCATTGAAAATGCCCGAGAAAAAGTCAGTGAATTGATATCAGAGACATGGAAATGCCTGAACAAAGAGTGCCTTTCGCCAAATCAATATTCAAAAACGTTTATAGAAGGGTCTCTGAATCTTGCAAGGATGGTGCCATTGATGTACACTTACGATCACAGTCAGAGCCTCCCACTCCTTGAAGAGTATACACGGGAACAATTGTTCTAG
- the LOC108195512 gene encoding guanine nucleotide-binding protein subunit gamma 3: MDGSEEVSSTFASLPPPLPKSPPDLFGKRRELAMLQMLDTQMASLQEELESVGRIQTASLSCKEVADFVIANADPLVTVSHKVRRPHWIWRWLCGKYSCFNLSRICCCCGCFLHYRQSDCSTPKSQSCMNTCWPCCGKSYCCDCGSPSCPDCPCSGTCSCSKCTCCGLPICPKVPRCSCIKNCCSSCSVSR, translated from the exons ATGGATGGTTCCGAGGAAGTAAGTTCCACATTTGCATCACTCCCACCACCACTTCCGAAGTCTCCTCCAGATTTGTTTGGAAAGAGGCGTGAGTTGGCTATGCTTCAAATGCTCGACACACAAATGGCTTCTCTTCAG GAAGAATTAGAGTCTGTTGGACGCATTCAAACTGCTTCGCTTTCCTGTAAAGA GGTTGCTGATTTTGTGATAGCAAATGCCGATCCTTTAGTAACTGT AAGCCATAAAGTTCGCAGGCCTCACTGGATCTGGAGATGGCTCTG CGGAAAGTACTCTTGCTTCAACCTATCACGAATATGTTGCTGTTGTGGATGCTTTCTTCATTATAGACAATCAGATTGTTCAACACCGAAGTCTCAGAGTTGCATGAATACCTGTTGGCCATGTTGTGGAAAGAGCTATTGTTGTGATTGCGGATCTCCTTCTTGCCCAGACTGCCCCTGCTCTGGTACTTGTTCTTGCAGCAAGTGCACATGCTGTGGCCTACCTATATGCCCGAAAGTACCACGATGTTCTTGTATTAAAAACTGTTGTTCATCTTGTAGTGTGTCTAGATGa